A single region of the Halopiger xanaduensis SH-6 genome encodes:
- a CDS encoding DUF7846 domain-containing protein, which produces MNLDEPRSRKMNRRTWYAAVAVVALVGAVAVWLLATRTFQYHSLNHDEGVYLQQAAMLLDGNLFLEPPVEDAFRPWFFVEDGDRLYPKYAPVPAAIFALGELVWSYRLALPAIAAAILALVALVVREAFDGRTGIAAAVAVLCSPLFLLESAVYLPYAPTTMCNLAFAYCYFRADRTDDVRWAAGAGAAIGLAFFARPYTAVLFAAPFIVHACWTLWRDPRAALPRQLATATLGLAGVALALAYNAVVTGSPLVFPYQAFAPHDGPGFGHRQILGHEAEYTVELALRSNALVLRSFATEWIAGGLLGAAAAAVGFVATVRRGLSPRQAVLAGVAPSVVVGNVFFWGNFNILGALEVADDGLIATHGPYYHFDLLVPFAAFGAVGALALATGLRRTLRRRTLTPRVARATLVAVLLVGALAAGGVTAASFDEKVDRNAAATDTYERVYEPLEDAPAPDERAVVFLPTPYGDWLNHPFQPFRNDPDFDGQRVYALGDRPFAVADAYPDRSLYRFAYRGAWSPQAGSPHASRLQPVDHVAGDAVRLNATVAVPDAASGATVTLTAADGSATSVASNASGSTSLWVTVTNDTVSVRGDGGNVDDSLPVADREDVTLTVFVDRGPGSSFSYRFELPVRTDGDAAALTPRVERCTAIRDCGGEAAYIPDESPDGTGGDVRTDLVALEGDEFGTENETAGATDP; this is translated from the coding sequence ATGAACCTCGATGAGCCGCGCAGTCGGAAGATGAACCGCCGAACCTGGTACGCCGCGGTCGCCGTCGTCGCCCTCGTCGGCGCCGTCGCCGTCTGGCTGCTCGCGACCCGGACCTTCCAGTACCACTCGCTCAACCACGACGAGGGGGTCTACCTCCAGCAGGCGGCGATGCTGCTGGACGGGAACCTGTTCCTCGAGCCGCCCGTCGAGGACGCCTTCCGCCCGTGGTTCTTCGTCGAGGACGGCGACCGGCTCTACCCGAAGTACGCGCCCGTCCCCGCGGCGATTTTCGCGCTCGGCGAACTGGTCTGGAGCTACCGGCTCGCGCTGCCCGCGATCGCCGCCGCGATCCTCGCGCTGGTCGCGCTGGTCGTTCGGGAGGCGTTCGACGGGCGTACCGGTATCGCGGCGGCCGTCGCCGTGCTCTGTTCGCCGCTGTTCCTCCTCGAGTCGGCCGTCTACCTTCCCTACGCGCCGACGACGATGTGCAATCTGGCCTTCGCCTACTGCTACTTCCGCGCCGATCGCACTGACGACGTCCGCTGGGCCGCCGGCGCCGGCGCGGCGATCGGCCTCGCCTTCTTCGCGCGACCCTACACCGCCGTCCTGTTCGCCGCGCCGTTCATCGTCCACGCGTGCTGGACCCTGTGGCGCGATCCTCGAGCGGCCCTGCCCCGACAACTCGCGACGGCGACGCTCGGCCTCGCCGGGGTCGCGCTCGCGCTGGCCTACAACGCCGTCGTGACCGGCTCGCCGCTGGTGTTCCCCTACCAGGCGTTCGCCCCGCACGACGGGCCCGGATTCGGCCACCGACAGATCCTCGGACACGAAGCGGAGTACACCGTCGAACTGGCGCTGCGCTCGAACGCCCTGGTCCTTCGGTCGTTCGCGACCGAGTGGATCGCGGGCGGCCTCCTCGGCGCAGCGGCCGCCGCCGTCGGGTTCGTCGCGACCGTTCGGCGCGGCCTCTCGCCCCGACAGGCCGTCCTCGCCGGCGTCGCCCCGAGCGTCGTCGTCGGCAACGTCTTCTTCTGGGGCAACTTCAACATCCTCGGCGCCCTCGAGGTCGCCGACGACGGATTGATCGCGACTCACGGCCCGTACTACCACTTCGACCTGCTGGTGCCGTTCGCGGCCTTCGGCGCCGTCGGCGCGCTGGCGCTGGCGACGGGTCTGCGACGGACGCTCCGTCGGCGGACCCTCACCCCTCGAGTCGCCCGCGCGACGCTCGTCGCAGTCCTCCTCGTTGGCGCCCTCGCCGCCGGCGGCGTGACGGCCGCGAGTTTCGACGAGAAAGTCGACCGCAACGCCGCCGCGACCGACACCTACGAGCGGGTCTACGAGCCGCTCGAGGACGCGCCGGCGCCGGACGAGCGGGCGGTCGTCTTCCTCCCGACGCCGTACGGCGACTGGCTCAACCACCCGTTCCAGCCGTTCCGGAACGATCCCGATTTCGACGGACAGCGCGTGTACGCCCTCGGCGACCGGCCGTTCGCCGTCGCGGACGCCTACCCCGATCGCTCGCTCTACCGGTTCGCGTACCGCGGCGCGTGGTCGCCGCAGGCCGGCTCGCCCCACGCGTCGCGGCTGCAGCCGGTCGACCACGTCGCCGGCGACGCGGTGCGGTTGAACGCGACCGTCGCCGTTCCCGACGCGGCGTCGGGGGCCACCGTAACCCTCACCGCGGCCGACGGGAGCGCAACGTCCGTCGCCTCGAACGCCTCGGGGTCGACGAGCCTGTGGGTGACCGTCACCAACGATACCGTCAGCGTACGGGGAGACGGCGGGAACGTCGACGACTCGCTCCCCGTCGCCGACCGAGAGGACGTCACCCTGACCGTGTTCGTCGACCGCGGCCCCGGGAGCAGTTTCAGCTACCGGTTCGAGCTGCCGGTCCGCACGGACGGCGACGCCGCCGCGCTGACACCCCGCGTCGAACGCTGCACCGCGATCCGCGACTGCGGCGGCGAGGCGGCGTACATTCCGGACGAGTCACCCGACGGCACCGGCGGCGACGTACGGACCGATCTCGTCGCGCTCGAGGGCGACGAGTTCGGGACCGAAAACGAAACGGCGGGAGCGACCGACCCGTGA
- a CDS encoding NAD-dependent epimerase/dehydratase family protein translates to MTVSDGRILVTGGAGFIGSHLAERLLADGADVTIVDDLSNGAADRVPDAAEFVEADLTSIAADALADHLEGVDLVFHLAASKHVDTDRPHGQFEDNTRMTRTVLEAMAEADVTDIAYTSSSTVYGEAPRPTPEDYAPLEPISAYGASKLADEGLLSARTHSHDLTVWNFRFANVVGPRLRGAVIPDFIEKLQDDPETLTILGNGRQEKSYLHVEDCLDAMLHVIERADAAVNTYNLGTRTTTSVDRIAAIVADEMGLEPDFEYTGGDRGWTGDVPKMRLSIEKLAALGWEPTRSSDEAVRRATREILAEYDDR, encoded by the coding sequence ATGACCGTTTCAGACGGCCGCATCCTCGTCACTGGCGGGGCCGGGTTCATCGGCTCGCACCTCGCCGAACGTCTGCTCGCGGACGGCGCCGACGTAACGATCGTGGACGACCTTTCGAACGGGGCCGCCGATCGCGTCCCCGACGCGGCCGAGTTCGTCGAGGCCGACCTGACCTCGATCGCGGCCGACGCGCTCGCGGATCACCTCGAGGGCGTCGACCTCGTCTTCCACCTCGCGGCGTCGAAACACGTCGACACCGATCGTCCGCACGGCCAGTTCGAGGACAACACGCGGATGACCCGCACCGTCCTCGAGGCGATGGCCGAGGCGGACGTCACCGACATCGCCTACACCTCCTCCTCGACGGTCTACGGCGAGGCGCCGCGGCCGACGCCCGAGGACTACGCGCCGCTCGAGCCGATCAGCGCCTACGGCGCGAGCAAGTTGGCGGACGAAGGACTCCTTTCGGCGCGCACGCACAGCCACGACCTCACCGTGTGGAACTTCCGCTTCGCGAACGTCGTCGGCCCGCGCCTTCGCGGCGCGGTGATTCCCGACTTCATCGAGAAGCTGCAGGACGACCCCGAAACGCTCACCATCCTCGGCAACGGCCGTCAGGAGAAGTCTTACCTCCACGTGGAGGACTGCCTGGACGCCATGCTGCACGTCATCGAACGCGCCGACGCCGCGGTGAACACCTACAACCTCGGCACGCGCACGACCACTTCGGTCGACCGCATCGCGGCTATCGTCGCCGACGAGATGGGCCTCGAGCCCGACTTCGAGTACACCGGCGGCGACCGGGGCTGGACCGGCGACGTACCGAAGATGCGCCTCTCGATCGAGAAGCTCGCGGCGCTCGGCTGGGAGCCGACGCGCTCGAGCGACGAGGCGGTGCGGCGGGCGACGCGTGAGATTCTCGCCGAGTACGACGACCGCTGA
- a CDS encoding dolichyl-phosphate hexose transferase: protein MGTYNEEEAIGKVLSDIEEVTDGKAEVVCVDGSSDRTPEIAREHGATVVEQRPQGYGVAVRAAILEPDRPIVVTTDCDDTYPMEQLPEFLELINEGYDVVSGDRLYHGAEAMPAFNRFGNHAFAAIASVLMGTRVHDTTTGMRAYRRDVVESIAWTENTGLSAELLIRPLMRGYDVREHPIEYRERAGETKLDPLKGGAEIAKSIVKVCLEERFR from the coding sequence ATGGGGACCTACAACGAGGAGGAAGCGATCGGCAAAGTGCTCTCGGACATCGAGGAGGTGACCGACGGGAAGGCCGAGGTCGTCTGCGTCGACGGCTCCTCGGACCGCACGCCCGAGATCGCCCGCGAGCACGGCGCGACGGTCGTCGAACAGCGCCCGCAGGGGTACGGCGTCGCCGTCCGGGCAGCCATTCTGGAGCCCGACCGACCGATCGTCGTGACCACCGACTGCGACGACACCTACCCCATGGAGCAGCTCCCGGAGTTCCTCGAGTTGATCAACGAGGGGTACGACGTCGTCAGCGGCGACCGGCTCTACCACGGCGCGGAGGCGATGCCGGCGTTCAACCGCTTCGGCAACCACGCCTTCGCCGCCATCGCGAGCGTCCTGATGGGCACGCGCGTCCACGACACGACCACGGGGATGCGGGCCTACCGCCGCGATGTCGTCGAATCCATCGCGTGGACCGAGAACACCGGGCTCTCGGCCGAGCTGCTGATCCGGCCGCTGATGCGGGGCTACGACGTCCGCGAGCACCCGATCGAGTACCGCGAGCGCGCCGGCGAGACGAAGCTCGACCCGCTCAAGGGCGGCGCCGAAATCGCGAAGTCGATCGTCAAAGTCTGTCTCGAGGAGCGGTTCCGCTAA
- a CDS encoding pentapeptide repeat-containing protein, translated as MTPPTDRCGHVTTSSGVNDAGAICCYRPTWRDADRCLWHTETVVPTPAYEEHAPTAGERLDGANFREATLSDTSFLAGCSLVEADFTDAVLDGADLSETDLRRATFRDVDAHGTSFRAANLHDAAFVFADLRGADFRDARLYRAALTDVRLNLETEFGDRTVYEDEFAAATGDDTMAQADSAQWVYRELQRVYAENAFPERVHAYYLREKNFRRRHAWRTGSYLRAIKLAGSRWIMHYGTSPWRVVATSLLLIVVCAGLYPLTGGVKEVGTDSAVTYAIEDPADTPGRVLVRAFLKSLYFSVVTFATLGYGDIQPVGQWARAIASVETLLGSLLMALLVFVLTQSVES; from the coding sequence ATGACGCCGCCGACGGACCGATGCGGACACGTCACGACCAGCAGCGGCGTCAACGACGCCGGCGCGATCTGTTGCTACCGGCCGACGTGGCGCGACGCCGACCGCTGCCTCTGGCACACCGAGACCGTCGTCCCGACGCCGGCCTACGAGGAGCACGCGCCGACCGCGGGCGAGCGCCTCGACGGCGCGAACTTCCGCGAAGCGACGCTGAGCGATACCTCGTTTCTCGCGGGCTGTTCGCTCGTCGAAGCCGATTTCACGGACGCGGTGCTCGACGGCGCCGACCTCTCCGAGACCGACCTCCGCCGCGCCACGTTCCGGGACGTCGACGCCCACGGCACTTCCTTTCGCGCGGCCAATCTCCACGACGCCGCGTTCGTCTTCGCCGACCTCCGCGGCGCCGACTTCCGGGACGCCCGGCTCTACCGCGCGGCCCTGACCGACGTTCGGCTCAATCTCGAGACCGAGTTCGGCGACCGAACCGTTTACGAGGACGAATTCGCCGCTGCGACGGGCGACGATACGATGGCTCAGGCGGACTCCGCGCAGTGGGTGTATCGGGAACTACAGCGCGTCTACGCCGAGAACGCCTTCCCCGAGCGCGTCCACGCGTACTACCTCCGCGAGAAGAACTTTCGGCGCCGCCACGCCTGGCGGACCGGCTCCTACCTGCGGGCGATCAAACTCGCGGGCTCGCGGTGGATCATGCACTACGGCACCAGCCCGTGGCGCGTCGTGGCGACCTCGCTGTTGCTGATCGTCGTCTGCGCCGGGTTGTACCCGCTGACGGGCGGCGTCAAGGAGGTCGGGACCGACAGCGCCGTCACGTACGCGATCGAGGATCCCGCCGACACGCCCGGCCGCGTCCTCGTCCGGGCGTTCCTCAAGAGTCTCTACTTCAGCGTCGTCACCTTCGCGACGCTGGGCTACGGCGACATCCAGCCGGTCGGCCAGTGGGCGCGGGCTATCGCGAGCGTCGAGACCCTGCTCGGCTCGCTGCTGATGGCGCTGCTCGTGTTCGTCCTCACGCAGAGCGTGGAATCCTAA
- a CDS encoding gluconate 2-dehydrogenase subunit 3 family protein, translating to MELTRRDAIAALGAAGIAGAGALALSSSDERDRGLADGDLETMVAAAEVLYPSAVDGVREFVESYVGDRAAADEAWAGEVADVVAYLDDYADAWYDGSFASLSPENRDAALRRMGADAAASDPDGGSVERVRYYVVNELLFALYASPTGGELVGLENPQGHPGGTDSYRRGPSGSSE from the coding sequence ATGGAACTCACGCGACGGGACGCGATCGCGGCGCTCGGCGCCGCCGGTATCGCCGGCGCCGGCGCTCTCGCGCTGTCGTCGTCCGACGAGCGGGACCGCGGCCTCGCGGACGGAGACCTCGAGACGATGGTCGCCGCCGCCGAGGTGCTGTACCCGTCGGCCGTCGACGGCGTTCGGGAGTTCGTCGAGTCGTACGTCGGCGATCGCGCGGCCGCCGACGAAGCGTGGGCCGGCGAGGTCGCCGACGTCGTCGCGTACCTCGACGACTACGCCGACGCGTGGTACGACGGGTCGTTCGCGTCGTTGTCGCCCGAGAACCGGGACGCGGCGCTTCGGCGGATGGGCGCGGACGCGGCCGCGTCGGACCCCGACGGCGGCTCCGTCGAGCGGGTCCGCTACTACGTCGTCAACGAACTGCTGTTCGCGCTGTACGCGTCGCCGACCGGCGGCGAACTGGTCGGCCTCGAGAACCCGCAGGGCCACCCGGGCGGGACGGACAGTTACCGGCGGGGGCCGTCCGGCTCGTCGGAGTGA
- a CDS encoding DoxX family membrane protein, translated as MLESRSQRSASDTDAIDRSPTDGEGTPSKPLPRRTAVRLGRLLYGGVLAAMAVDGLMNTEERAEYAAAKGVPMPALANVGAHALLLLGGLGVALWRVPAIAASAAATFFLGVTPAMHDFWTVDDPEQRQQQQINFLKNVALLGTALAFLGIANESE; from the coding sequence ATGCTCGAGTCCCGCAGCCAGCGATCGGCGTCCGATACCGACGCGATCGACCGGTCTCCAACTGACGGCGAGGGAACGCCCTCGAAACCGCTCCCCCGGAGGACGGCCGTCCGGCTGGGGCGGCTGCTGTACGGCGGCGTGCTCGCGGCGATGGCGGTCGACGGACTGATGAACACCGAGGAGCGCGCCGAGTACGCGGCGGCGAAGGGCGTTCCGATGCCCGCCCTCGCGAACGTTGGGGCGCACGCGCTCTTACTGCTCGGCGGACTCGGCGTTGCGCTCTGGCGGGTGCCGGCGATTGCGGCGAGCGCAGCCGCCACGTTCTTCCTGGGCGTGACGCCGGCGATGCACGACTTCTGGACCGTCGACGATCCCGAACAACGACAGCAACAGCAGATCAACTTCCTCAAGAACGTGGCGCTGCTCGGGACGGCGCTGGCGTTTCTCGGGATCGCGAACGAGAGCGAATAG
- a CDS encoding extracellular solute-binding protein, producing the protein MEDDSDSDAVSRRKALQIGSALGVTSVAGCLDMLNGGGESAEIPELSTFRGSGALAEGRPAPGGTSIEELPDLSGELSLYIGGGEGGIYYEFVNMLQEIYPDFEVYPNDDSSASLAQTIVEEVDSGAAQADVFWSIDASSLGFVADNDAYEPLSDEAVEAVGNAQFVGDDNAWAGVAGRARAVPYNTEELSESDIPNTVQDFPGTEALQGTMGWAPTYGAFKSFVTAMRLIQDEDATRQWLVDMREAGTERYGNEYAVSQNVASGSLAAGFANHYYAMRVKNQQPDAPIDLAFTEGDAGALINVAGALKVQGTQRGELVDNFVRHLLSAEAQEYFTTVSFAYPMIEGVEPVGGLPTVDELSPPDIDLAELSDLEPTLELMEDAGVSG; encoded by the coding sequence ATGGAAGACGACAGTGATAGCGACGCGGTTTCGCGCCGGAAAGCGCTGCAGATCGGGTCTGCGCTCGGCGTCACGTCCGTTGCGGGCTGTTTAGACATGCTCAACGGGGGCGGCGAGAGCGCCGAGATTCCGGAACTCTCGACGTTCCGCGGCTCCGGCGCGTTGGCCGAGGGACGTCCCGCTCCGGGCGGGACGTCGATCGAAGAGCTTCCCGATCTGTCGGGCGAACTCTCGCTCTACATCGGCGGCGGGGAAGGGGGTATCTACTACGAGTTCGTGAACATGCTCCAGGAGATTTACCCCGACTTCGAGGTCTATCCCAACGACGACAGTTCCGCGTCGCTGGCACAGACGATCGTCGAGGAGGTCGACTCCGGCGCCGCCCAGGCCGACGTGTTCTGGTCGATCGATGCCAGTTCGCTGGGCTTCGTCGCGGACAACGACGCCTACGAGCCCCTGTCGGACGAGGCGGTCGAAGCGGTCGGGAACGCCCAGTTCGTCGGCGACGACAACGCCTGGGCCGGCGTCGCCGGACGCGCGCGTGCGGTCCCGTACAACACCGAGGAGTTGAGCGAGTCCGACATCCCGAACACCGTTCAGGACTTCCCCGGAACTGAGGCTCTCCAGGGAACGATGGGCTGGGCGCCGACCTACGGCGCGTTCAAGTCGTTCGTGACCGCCATGCGGCTGATTCAGGACGAGGACGCGACCCGCCAGTGGCTGGTCGACATGCGCGAAGCCGGGACCGAACGGTACGGCAACGAGTACGCCGTCTCGCAGAACGTCGCCAGCGGCTCGCTCGCAGCCGGCTTCGCTAACCACTACTACGCGATGCGCGTCAAGAACCAACAGCCCGACGCCCCGATCGATCTGGCCTTCACCGAAGGCGACGCCGGCGCCCTGATCAACGTCGCCGGCGCGCTGAAGGTTCAGGGCACGCAGCGGGGCGAACTCGTCGACAACTTCGTCCGCCACCTGCTGTCCGCGGAGGCCCAGGAGTACTTCACGACGGTCAGCTTCGCCTACCCGATGATCGAGGGCGTCGAGCCCGTCGGCGGCCTGCCGACGGTCGACGAACTGAGTCCGCCGGATATCGACCTCGCGGAGCTGTCCGACCTCGAGCCGACACTCGAGCTGATGGAGGACGCCGGCGTCTCGGGATGA
- a CDS encoding lysylphosphatidylglycerol synthase transmembrane domain-containing protein — translation MHDGDDRGTSQVPNTRSASADTGALGAALTRRRLTIAGTALVVLGLVVAARELDLEAVVADAASADPRLLALAIAVYAVSWPIRGRRYGDVLSATGHRAGTGLLTAAVFVSQTANLAIPARAGDAARAYVVNERANVPYTAGFAGLAVERLFDLATIAVLAGGATAWLAISGNVGPLEIAAEAGGARVAFVGAAVVSTATVGVGLAVATTARSGYGPRIAARLRTLADGSPRLEGALEAALRFAADVGVVARRPRVLAAVAGTSLLVWALDVLTAVLVLAALDSGLALGPLLAVGTLAVSVGNLAKVLPLSQGGVGLYEAAFTALVVGLAPVGASTALAAAVVDHALKNGVTLAGGAAAVAAFGVSFADATNATAADATGEGRPVSSEDRRIF, via the coding sequence ATGCACGACGGCGACGACCGGGGGACGTCGCAGGTACCGAATACCCGCTCGGCGAGCGCCGACACTGGCGCCCTCGGCGCGGCGCTAACCCGCCGCCGGCTGACGATCGCGGGAACGGCGTTGGTCGTCCTCGGGCTCGTCGTCGCGGCCCGGGAACTCGACCTCGAGGCGGTCGTCGCCGACGCCGCGAGCGCCGATCCGCGGCTGCTCGCCCTCGCGATCGCCGTCTACGCCGTCTCGTGGCCGATCCGCGGTCGCCGGTACGGGGACGTCCTGAGCGCGACGGGCCACCGCGCCGGCACGGGACTGCTCACGGCGGCCGTCTTCGTCAGCCAGACGGCCAACCTCGCGATTCCGGCGCGAGCCGGCGACGCCGCTCGCGCGTACGTGGTCAACGAGCGCGCAAACGTTCCCTACACCGCCGGGTTCGCCGGGCTGGCCGTCGAGCGGCTCTTCGATCTGGCGACGATCGCCGTGCTGGCCGGCGGCGCCACGGCGTGGCTCGCGATCAGCGGTAACGTGGGCCCGCTCGAGATCGCGGCCGAGGCCGGCGGCGCGCGGGTCGCGTTCGTCGGCGCAGCCGTCGTCAGTACGGCGACCGTCGGCGTCGGCCTCGCCGTTGCGACCACGGCCCGCTCGGGCTACGGCCCGCGGATCGCCGCGCGGCTGCGGACGCTCGCCGACGGCTCCCCGCGGCTCGAGGGGGCGCTCGAGGCCGCGCTCCGGTTCGCAGCGGACGTCGGCGTCGTCGCCCGACGGCCGCGAGTGCTCGCCGCCGTCGCCGGAACGAGCCTGCTCGTCTGGGCGCTCGACGTGCTCACGGCGGTGCTCGTCCTCGCGGCGCTGGACAGCGGCCTCGCGCTCGGCCCGCTACTGGCTGTCGGGACACTCGCGGTCAGCGTCGGCAACCTCGCGAAGGTGCTGCCGCTCTCGCAGGGCGGCGTCGGCCTCTACGAGGCCGCGTTCACGGCGCTTGTCGTCGGACTCGCGCCCGTCGGCGCGAGCACGGCGCTGGCCGCCGCGGTCGTCGATCACGCGCTGAAAAACGGCGTCACGCTGGCCGGGGGCGCCGCGGCTGTCGCCGCGTTCGGGGTGTCGTTCGCGGACGCGACGAACGCGACCGCCGCCGATGCGACCGGGGAGGGCCGCCCGGTCTCGAGCGAGGACCGACGGATTTTTTAG
- a CDS encoding ABC transporter permease yields MTLRKRLSRTLERGADGDDAAGVGLTLLAAAIAAVLVLPLLWLVFDAAALGGRALELAVAPQTLEVLVRSVGLVAVVTGASILIGVPLALLTVQGSIPFSRFWTVLIALPLAVPSYLGAFAFVSAFGPEGEFADLLAPLGVESVPSIYGFAGAAFVLTLYTYPYVFLTTRASLLSLDGSLVEAARTLNAGRWEAFRRITLPQILPGITAGALLVALYALADFGTPNIMRVEVFTQFIYARYNAFARDYAALLSLQLLTVTAVILALESRIGADESGAYESSGHRGTADLELGRWRYAALVLPTAIALLAIALPIAIFGLWLVTGGPGYQVGRLTFDWEYGFNSAYVALLAAIASVLVALPIAIGSATSDSRLAALADRAPYVGYATPGIVLAIALLSFTLDVLPAIYKTVPLLVFAYVVRFMPQAIGSIRTSTLQVDRRLVEAARTLGRSRLNTFRSVTLPLILPGVVTGAALVFLTTMKELPATLMLRPLGFETLVTFIWRVEEAGLYGQAAVPALVLVVVSGLSMAVMLAQEGR; encoded by the coding sequence ATGACCCTCCGGAAGCGGCTCTCGAGGACCCTCGAGCGGGGTGCCGACGGCGACGACGCCGCCGGCGTCGGCCTCACGCTGCTCGCGGCAGCTATCGCTGCCGTACTCGTGCTGCCGCTCCTGTGGCTCGTCTTCGACGCCGCTGCGCTCGGCGGCCGCGCCCTCGAGCTCGCCGTCGCGCCGCAGACCCTCGAGGTGCTGGTACGCAGCGTCGGCCTCGTGGCCGTCGTTACCGGAGCGAGCATCCTCATCGGCGTCCCGCTCGCGCTGTTGACCGTCCAGGGATCGATCCCGTTCTCGCGCTTTTGGACCGTCCTCATCGCGCTCCCGCTCGCGGTGCCGAGCTACCTGGGCGCGTTCGCGTTCGTCTCCGCGTTCGGTCCGGAGGGCGAGTTCGCCGACCTGCTGGCGCCGCTCGGCGTCGAATCGGTGCCCTCGATCTACGGATTCGCCGGCGCCGCGTTCGTCCTGACCCTTTATACCTACCCCTACGTCTTCCTCACGACGCGGGCCTCGCTGCTCTCGCTCGACGGCTCGCTCGTCGAGGCGGCCCGAACGCTCAACGCCGGCCGCTGGGAGGCGTTCCGGCGGATCACGCTACCCCAGATCCTGCCCGGAATCACCGCCGGGGCCTTGCTCGTGGCGCTGTACGCGCTCGCGGACTTCGGGACGCCAAACATCATGCGCGTCGAGGTGTTCACCCAGTTCATCTACGCCCGGTACAACGCCTTCGCCCGCGACTACGCCGCCCTGCTGTCGCTCCAGTTGCTGACAGTGACGGCGGTCATCCTCGCCCTCGAGTCGCGGATCGGCGCTGACGAATCGGGCGCTTACGAGAGCAGCGGCCACCGCGGCACCGCCGACCTCGAGCTCGGCCGCTGGCGGTACGCGGCGCTGGTGTTGCCGACGGCGATCGCTCTGCTGGCGATCGCCCTTCCGATCGCCATCTTCGGGCTGTGGCTGGTCACCGGCGGTCCCGGCTACCAGGTCGGTCGGCTCACCTTCGACTGGGAGTACGGGTTCAACTCGGCGTACGTCGCTCTACTGGCCGCGATCGCCTCGGTGCTCGTCGCCTTGCCGATCGCGATCGGCTCGGCGACGTCGGACTCGAGGCTGGCGGCGCTGGCCGACCGCGCACCCTACGTCGGCTACGCGACGCCCGGGATCGTGCTGGCGATCGCGCTGTTGAGTTTCACCCTCGACGTGCTGCCGGCGATCTACAAGACCGTGCCGCTGCTGGTGTTCGCCTACGTCGTCCGATTCATGCCCCAGGCGATCGGCTCGATCCGAACGTCGACCCTGCAGGTGGACCGGCGCCTCGTTGAGGCGGCCCGCACGCTCGGGCGCTCGCGGCTGAACACGTTCCGGTCGGTGACACTGCCGCTGATCCTGCCGGGGGTGGTGACCGGTGCCGCGCTCGTCTTCCTCACGACGATGAAGGAACTGCCCGCGACGCTGATGTTGCGCCCGCTCGGGTTCGAGACGCTCGTCACCTTCATCTGGCGGGTCGAGGAGGCCGGCCTGTACGGGCAGGCCGCGGTACCGGCGCTCGTGCTGGTCGTCGTCTCGGGGCTGTCGATGGCCGTGATGTTAGCACAGGAAGGTCGATGA